A stretch of the Bacillus alveayuensis genome encodes the following:
- a CDS encoding hypothetical protein (product_source=Hypo-rule applied; pfam=PF13546; superfamily=53098; transmembrane_helix_parts=Inside_1_30,TMhelix_31_53,Outside_54_453): MITKKEYFAQLPKEIKDGFSELQIGKHLRKAGIIKACGYSCLSIFQLLFLLVFQYRNWYHALQSKKAADLPGKDTIYRFLNSSTYNWRTFLLSLSSEVIRRVKQTISKRRVTVLIVDDSIYSRNRSKSVELLAKVFDHSTRQFVNGFQLLTLGWSDGFTFVPIDFALLSSANQKNRLNEIHSSIDKRTTGYKRRLEALEAKPNMVLTLVEHALDKGIFADYVLMDTWFTHAPLVEKIHSKGLFVIGMVKQLKQRYLFNGERLTLEQLYRKAKRDIGKKETLGSIHATLHTGLPVKIVFVRNRNNQSEWLAILSTDTTLSNEEIVRIYGMRWDIETFFKFSKSFLHLAKEFQGRSYDMMISHTTIVFTRYILIAWQLRKEEDPKTMGNLFLFLCDEVKEMDFKTALLQLISLFQTLAEAKVYLSMDIFQCQLSNWITSLPRYIKDCLHISVCES, translated from the coding sequence ACTATTATTTCTTCTTGTTTTTCAATACAGAAACTGGTACCACGCCTTACAAAGCAAAAAGGCTGCCGATTTACCAGGAAAAGATACCATTTATCGTTTTTTGAACTCGTCTACGTATAACTGGAGAACCTTTCTACTGTCTCTGAGCTCCGAAGTGATTCGTCGTGTGAAACAAACGATTTCGAAGCGCCGTGTTACCGTGTTGATTGTAGACGATTCGATTTATTCTCGTAACCGTAGTAAATCGGTTGAACTTCTAGCTAAAGTATTCGATCATTCCACTCGTCAGTTTGTCAATGGTTTTCAACTATTAACGCTCGGATGGTCCGATGGCTTTACATTTGTACCTATCGATTTCGCTCTTTTGAGTTCAGCGAACCAAAAGAATCGCTTGAACGAAATCCATTCGTCTATTGATAAACGAACCACAGGCTACAAACGACGGCTCGAGGCATTGGAAGCAAAACCAAACATGGTGTTGACATTAGTAGAACATGCATTGGATAAAGGGATTTTCGCTGATTATGTGCTCATGGATACATGGTTTACTCATGCCCCGTTGGTGGAGAAGATTCACTCCAAAGGCCTTTTTGTCATTGGCATGGTCAAACAGCTGAAACAACGGTATCTCTTCAACGGAGAACGATTAACCTTGGAACAACTGTATCGAAAAGCGAAACGAGACATTGGCAAAAAAGAAACACTCGGCTCGATTCACGCAACCCTTCATACGGGTTTACCAGTGAAAATCGTGTTTGTGCGGAATCGAAACAACCAAAGTGAATGGCTGGCCATTTTGAGTACAGATACCACGCTGTCTAATGAAGAAATCGTTCGAATCTATGGGATGCGTTGGGACATCGAAACCTTTTTTAAATTCAGTAAATCGTTTTTACATTTAGCCAAAGAGTTTCAAGGTCGTTCCTATGACATGATGATTAGCCATACTACCATTGTCTTCACTCGGTATATCTTGATTGCTTGGCAGCTTCGAAAAGAAGAGGATCCGAAGACCATGGGCAACTTATTCTTGTTTCTATGTGACGAAGTAAAGGAGATGGACTTTAAAACAGCTTTACTACAATTGATTTCTCTTTTCCAAACTTTGGCTGAAGCTAAGGTTTATTTGAGTATGGACATTTTTCAGTGTCAACTGTCCAATTGGATTACTTCTTTACCTCGTTATATCAAGGACTGTCTTCATATTTCTGTGTGCGAAAGTTGA